A genomic window from Oceanobacillus timonensis includes:
- a CDS encoding DUF2768 domain-containing protein, producing the protein MSVSMLMMYISFVGMFLLILATGLIVWSRTKLRGWFGGIVTLLAYISLVSGALIILYVTFSGPTR; encoded by the coding sequence TTGTCAGTATCCATGTTAATGATGTACATATCTTTTGTAGGCATGTTTTTATTAATCTTAGCTACCGGCCTGATTGTTTGGAGCAGAACGAAGCTGCGGGGCTGGTTTGGCGGTATCGTTACGTTGTTAGCGTACATAAGTCTCGTCAGCGGAGCTTTGATTATTTTATATGTTACATTTAGCGGACCAACCAGATAG
- the spoIVA gene encoding stage IV sporulation protein A: MEKTDIFKDISKRTNGDIYLGIVGAVRTGKSTFIKKFMELVVLPNIESESEKARAHDELPQSAAGKTIMTTEPKFVPNQAVQVNVEDGLDVNVRLVDCVGYAVEGAKGFEDENGPRMIHTPWYEDPIPFHDAAEIGTRKVIQEHSTIGVVVTTDGSIGEIDREDYVEAETRVIEELKEVGKPFIMVINSTEPQSQRTSMLREELIQEHDIPVLAMSVETMTEHDVYSVLREALFEFPVLEVNVNLPSWVMVLKENHWLRQNYQEAIQDTVKDIKRLRDVDHIVGYFRDYEYIDGANLAGMEMGEGIAEIDLHAPDQLYDHVLKEIVGEEIRGKDHLLELMQDFAYAKREYDQVSGALQMVKQTGYGIAAPSLEDMQLDEPEIIRQGSRFGVRLKAVAPSIHMIRVEVESEFSPIIGTEKQSEELVRYLMQDFEEDPLSIWESDIFGRSLSSIVREGIQGKISLMPENARYKLKDTLERIINEGSGGLIAIIL; encoded by the coding sequence TTGGAAAAAACAGATATTTTTAAGGATATATCGAAACGTACAAATGGCGACATATATCTTGGAATCGTCGGAGCAGTCCGTACAGGAAAGTCCACCTTTATTAAGAAATTCATGGAGTTAGTTGTACTTCCTAATATTGAAAGTGAAAGTGAAAAAGCAAGAGCACACGATGAATTACCACAAAGTGCTGCTGGAAAAACCATTATGACGACAGAACCAAAGTTTGTTCCGAACCAAGCTGTTCAAGTCAATGTCGAAGATGGATTAGATGTAAACGTCCGCCTCGTTGACTGTGTCGGATATGCTGTAGAAGGTGCGAAAGGGTTTGAAGACGAAAATGGGCCACGTATGATTCATACACCATGGTATGAGGACCCAATCCCATTTCACGATGCAGCAGAAATTGGAACGCGGAAAGTCATTCAGGAACACTCAACCATCGGCGTTGTCGTAACTACAGACGGTTCTATCGGGGAAATCGATAGAGAAGATTATGTGGAAGCAGAGACAAGGGTGATTGAAGAGTTAAAAGAAGTTGGTAAACCTTTTATTATGGTGATTAATTCAACAGAACCGCAGAGTCAAAGAACTTCCATGCTTCGGGAAGAATTGATTCAGGAACACGATATTCCAGTGTTAGCCATGAGCGTAGAAACAATGACGGAACATGATGTTTATAGTGTATTGCGCGAAGCATTATTTGAATTCCCGGTACTTGAAGTAAATGTGAACCTGCCCAGCTGGGTGATGGTATTAAAAGAAAATCACTGGCTTCGTCAGAATTACCAGGAAGCCATTCAAGATACAGTGAAGGATATCAAACGTTTGCGTGATGTGGACCATATTGTTGGTTATTTCAGGGATTACGAATATATTGATGGGGCTAACCTAGCCGGTATGGAAATGGGAGAAGGCATTGCTGAAATTGATTTACATGCTCCCGACCAATTATATGATCATGTTCTAAAAGAAATTGTCGGAGAAGAAATTCGCGGTAAAGACCATTTACTAGAATTGATGCAAGACTTTGCCTATGCAAAACGGGAATACGATCAGGTTTCCGGGGCATTGCAAATGGTAAAACAAACTGGTTATGGTATTGCTGCACCAAGTTTAGAAGATATGCAGCTGGATGAACCGGAAATCATCCGGCAGGGCTCCAGATTTGGTGTTCGATTAAAAGCGGTTGCACCGTCTATTCATATGATTCGGGTCGAAGTGGAATCGGAATTTTCCCCGATTATCGGAACCGAAAAACAAAGTGAAGAGCTGGTCCGTTACCTGATGCAGGATTTTGAAGAAGATCCGCTATCGATTTGGGAATCTGATATTTTTGGCAGGTCGCTCAGTTCGATTGTCAGAGAAGGTATTCAGGGTAAAATCTCTTTAATGCCGGAAAATGCAAGATATAAATTAAAAGATACGCTGGAGAGAATTATTAACGAAGGATCAGGCGGTTTAATCGCTATTATATTATAA
- a CDS encoding NAD(P)H-dependent glycerol-3-phosphate dehydrogenase has protein sequence MSKVVVLGAGSWGTALAIALADNGHEVRMWAHRKEHVDEINRTHRNDKYLDVDIPDKITAFHDMEAATKDADAVIVVVPTKAIREVCRQLKNDITSSTQIIHATKGIEPGTLKRVSEMIAEEIPDFPYENIVVLSGPSHAEEVALRHPTTVSASAINLDSARQAQDLFNSEHLRVYTSDDIVGIEVGGALKNIIALGAGISDGLGYGDNAKAALITRGLAEIARLGTTLGANPLSFLGLSGVGDLIVTCTSAHSRNWRAGNLLGKGMNLDQVLEEMGMVVEGVRTVQAAHQFAKEQGVEMPITQGIHQVLFEDKAPKDVVDELMNRSKRQEIDDISNLLKERYSDK, from the coding sequence ATGAGTAAGGTTGTAGTACTTGGTGCAGGAAGCTGGGGTACAGCACTTGCAATTGCCTTAGCTGATAACGGCCATGAAGTGCGCATGTGGGCACACCGAAAAGAACATGTAGATGAAATAAACCGGACGCATCGGAATGATAAATATCTGGATGTCGATATTCCAGATAAAATTACTGCATTTCACGATATGGAAGCAGCAACGAAGGATGCAGATGCAGTGATTGTCGTTGTGCCGACCAAGGCTATACGTGAGGTTTGCCGGCAGCTTAAAAATGATATTACGTCAAGTACGCAAATTATTCATGCAACCAAAGGAATTGAACCCGGTACTTTAAAACGCGTATCTGAAATGATTGCTGAGGAAATACCGGATTTCCCTTATGAGAATATTGTTGTTTTATCCGGACCAAGTCATGCAGAAGAAGTAGCACTGCGTCATCCGACAACCGTATCTGCATCAGCAATTAATCTCGACAGTGCACGTCAGGCTCAGGATTTATTCAACAGTGAACATTTACGTGTCTATACGAGTGATGACATCGTGGGAATCGAAGTAGGCGGGGCGCTCAAAAATATCATTGCTTTAGGGGCAGGTATTTCAGACGGTCTTGGTTACGGCGATAATGCAAAAGCTGCACTAATCACACGTGGTCTGGCTGAAATTGCCCGTCTTGGCACAACACTCGGAGCAAATCCATTAAGTTTCCTTGGTCTGTCTGGTGTAGGTGATTTAATCGTTACTTGCACAAGTGCGCACAGCAGAAACTGGCGGGCAGGGAACCTGTTAGGTAAAGGGATGAACCTGGATCAAGTACTAGAGGAAATGGGAATGGTTGTAGAAGGGGTACGCACGGTCCAAGCAGCACATCAATTTGCAAAAGAACAAGGTGTGGAAATGCCGATTACCCAAGGGATTCATCAAGTACTTTTTGAAGATAAAGCTCCAAAAGACGTGGTAGATGAATTAATGAACCGCTCCAAGCGTCAAGAAATAGATGATATAAGCAATCTTTTAAAAGAACGTTATTCAGATAAGTAA
- a CDS encoding stage VI sporulation protein F codes for MNNFQKGMFDKIQKNSNINPEEVYKVADSVKHADFSDEKTVRNLVKQLSTMANKPLSKEQEDKIVKSVVNGKMPGDANSLNKLFRK; via the coding sequence GTGAATAATTTTCAAAAAGGTATGTTTGATAAAATACAGAAGAACTCCAACATTAATCCTGAGGAAGTATACAAAGTAGCTGATTCGGTAAAGCATGCTGATTTTTCGGATGAAAAAACCGTCCGGAATCTTGTTAAGCAGCTCTCAACAATGGCGAATAAACCCCTTTCCAAGGAACAAGAAGACAAAATTGTAAAATCCGTGGTTAACGGCAAAATGCCTGGAGATGCAAATTCTTTAAATAAATTATTTAGAAAATAG
- the mtrB gene encoding trp RNA-binding attenuation protein MtrB: MDGQNTTADYFVIKALEDGVHVIGLTRGSDTKFHHSEKLDQGEIMIAQFTEHTSAIKVRGKALIQTSHGEIKNE, from the coding sequence ATGGACGGTCAAAACACAACAGCAGATTATTTTGTTATCAAAGCGTTAGAAGACGGGGTTCATGTTATCGGGTTAACTCGTGGCAGCGATACAAAATTCCATCATTCGGAAAAACTGGATCAAGGGGAAATTATGATTGCGCAATTCACAGAGCATACTTCTGCTATTAAAGTCCGCGGGAAAGCACTTATCCAGACAAGTCACGGTGAAATAAAAAATGAATAA
- a CDS encoding heptaprenyl diphosphate synthase component 1, whose amino-acid sequence MLTTFIRTDRGYRKILENKLYDSYIHKHIHYPVIDEEKWNLLLFLVEQHKSLTPLQREKYIISTMLVQIALDTHDFVSIKQRADTENEMIKKQLQVLSGDYYSGLYYLLLAEAGEIPFIQTLANAIREINELKVTLYYEEQLPLETWLQIKMKLNASLLVHVATYLYGAELESIIQNWLMYRRLDTEEADYGYSLLRTEWEAHHNKATSMPLIDGKLIRDYGKAVYHAISQLSESNLFMKQFIYSQEKNELRTSRL is encoded by the coding sequence GTGTTGACTACATTTATTAGAACAGATAGAGGTTATAGAAAAATACTGGAAAATAAATTGTATGATTCATACATTCATAAGCATATACATTATCCAGTTATCGATGAGGAAAAATGGAATTTATTACTTTTTCTTGTTGAACAACATAAATCATTGACTCCCTTGCAGCGTGAAAAGTATATTATTTCAACGATGCTTGTTCAAATTGCCTTGGATACGCATGATTTTGTTTCCATTAAACAAAGAGCCGATACGGAAAATGAAATGATTAAAAAACAACTTCAGGTTCTTTCAGGGGACTACTACAGCGGATTATATTATTTATTATTGGCAGAAGCAGGCGAGATTCCGTTTATTCAGACACTCGCAAATGCCATCCGTGAAATAAATGAGTTGAAAGTGACTTTATATTATGAAGAGCAATTACCACTTGAAACATGGTTACAGATAAAAATGAAATTAAATGCATCATTACTTGTACATGTGGCGACATATCTGTATGGTGCTGAATTAGAATCCATTATCCAAAACTGGCTAATGTACCGTCGTTTAGACACGGAAGAGGCTGATTATGGCTATTCTTTGTTGCGTACAGAATGGGAAGCACATCATAACAAAGCAACTTCTATGCCTCTGATTGATGGTAAATTGATCCGGGATTATGGAAAAGCTGTCTATCATGCTATTTCCCAGTTATCCGAATCTAATTTGTTTATGAAACAGTTCATTTATTCTCAGGAAAAGAATGAACTGAGAACGTCAAGACTTTAA
- the menG gene encoding demethylmenaquinone methyltransferase, with protein sequence MGYSSKEERVHHVFENIYKNYDAMNSVISFKQHILWREDVMKRMHVSPGDSALDVCCGTGDWSISLAKAVGPDGKVIGLDFSENMLSIAKEKGNREQLDAIEWMHGNAMELPFEDNQFDYVTIGFGLRNVPDYMAVLKEMYRVVKPGGQVVCLETSQPTLIGYRQLYYFYFQFIMPLLGKIFAKSYQEYSWLQESAKDFPGKDQLKQMFFDAGFKFVDVKTYAGGGAAMHMGHKS encoded by the coding sequence ATGGGTTATTCATCAAAAGAAGAACGTGTCCATCACGTTTTTGAGAATATATATAAAAACTACGACGCGATGAATTCTGTGATTTCGTTTAAACAGCATATATTATGGCGTGAAGATGTCATGAAACGGATGCATGTATCACCGGGAGACAGCGCATTAGATGTATGCTGCGGTACGGGAGACTGGTCCATTTCTTTAGCAAAAGCCGTCGGTCCGGATGGGAAAGTAATCGGTCTGGATTTCAGCGAAAATATGCTGTCTATCGCGAAAGAAAAAGGAAATCGGGAACAGTTGGATGCAATCGAATGGATGCATGGCAATGCAATGGAGCTTCCTTTTGAAGACAATCAATTTGATTACGTAACCATCGGATTCGGTTTACGGAATGTACCGGATTATATGGCCGTTTTAAAAGAAATGTACCGGGTAGTAAAACCGGGAGGGCAGGTTGTTTGTCTCGAGACATCACAGCCTACTTTGATAGGCTATCGACAACTTTATTATTTTTATTTCCAATTTATCATGCCATTACTTGGGAAAATATTTGCCAAGAGTTATCAGGAATATTCCTGGCTGCAGGAATCTGCAAAAGATTTCCCGGGCAAAGACCAATTGAAACAAATGTTTTTTGATGCAGGCTTCAAGTTTGTTGATGTCAAAACGTATGCCGGCGGTGGTGCTGCCATGCACATGGGGCATAAATCTTAA
- a CDS encoding HU family DNA-binding protein, with amino-acid sequence MNKTDLVNAVAEKSDLSKKDATKAVDAVFDAVMDSLKDGEKVQLIGFGNFEVRERSARKGRNPQTGEEIEIPASKVPAFKPGKALKDSVK; translated from the coding sequence ATGAATAAAACAGATTTAGTAAATGCTGTGGCTGAAAAAAGCGATCTTTCTAAAAAGGATGCAACAAAAGCTGTAGATGCAGTATTTGATGCAGTCATGGATTCACTTAAAGACGGTGAAAAAGTACAACTAATCGGTTTTGGTAACTTTGAAGTACGTGAACGTTCTGCACGTAAAGGACGCAATCCGCAAACAGGAGAAGAAATCGAAATTCCTGCAAGCAAAGTTCCTGCTTTCAAACCAGGTAAAGCTCTTAAGGATAGTGTAAAATAA